In a single window of the Nocardioides sp. L-11A genome:
- a CDS encoding amidohydrolase family protein, producing the protein MEARRPGAATRRPLVIRGGTILTFEGRAVRPVRGDLLVDDGSIAEVGGAITSPGAEVIDATDMLVMPGMVDSHLHLWSSLGRNFVNSASDFYAAKGRTAEHYSPDDFYRSVKLGLTQCIDAGITTVHNWSHNTRSPEHAEAELRAHLHTGLRARYSYGHRDGLARDEVFGFGDVDRIRETWLDADDAFEGLMTLGVNLRGPDGSDEEVFAAEMVEARSRGLPVSIHAGQTSTTVRAAELARRGLFGPSMLVAHFLSATPQDWAAMAGENASLAFAVLSELRLGRTGAAHSALMQARAAGVNVSLSTALGPTNLFEVMNVVFHLGIPWSGTATEACPDLSFDDVFAMATLNGAAALGLSDVTGSIVVGKRADIVLVRATDLNLAPMGAPVGALIRFASPANVDTVIVDGRVLKRAGTLVHIDVDQVVAEARESAESVLARAAG; encoded by the coding sequence ATGGAGGCCCGCCGACCCGGTGCAGCGACCAGGAGGCCCCTCGTCATCCGAGGGGGGACCATCCTGACCTTCGAGGGGCGCGCTGTCCGCCCCGTCCGCGGAGACCTCCTCGTCGACGACGGCTCGATCGCCGAGGTCGGAGGAGCGATCACCTCTCCCGGGGCGGAGGTGATCGATGCGACCGACATGCTCGTCATGCCGGGGATGGTGGACTCCCATCTGCACCTGTGGAGCTCGCTCGGGCGCAACTTCGTGAACTCCGCGAGTGACTTCTACGCGGCGAAGGGCAGGACCGCGGAGCACTACTCGCCGGACGACTTCTACCGCAGTGTGAAGCTCGGCCTGACCCAGTGCATCGACGCGGGGATCACGACCGTGCACAACTGGTCCCACAACACGCGGTCTCCGGAGCACGCCGAGGCGGAGCTCAGGGCGCACCTCCACACGGGACTTCGCGCACGGTACTCCTACGGCCACCGGGACGGGCTGGCTCGCGACGAGGTGTTCGGCTTCGGGGACGTCGACCGGATCCGCGAGACGTGGCTCGACGCCGACGACGCCTTCGAGGGGCTGATGACCCTGGGCGTCAACCTGCGCGGACCCGACGGCAGCGACGAGGAGGTGTTCGCCGCCGAGATGGTCGAGGCGAGGTCACGAGGACTGCCGGTCTCCATCCACGCCGGACAGACCTCCACCACCGTTCGTGCGGCCGAGCTCGCGCGACGCGGACTGTTCGGGCCGTCGATGCTCGTCGCCCACTTCCTGTCAGCCACACCGCAGGACTGGGCGGCGATGGCCGGTGAGAACGCGTCCTTGGCGTTCGCGGTGCTCTCCGAACTGCGTCTGGGCCGGACCGGCGCGGCCCACAGTGCGTTGATGCAGGCCCGCGCCGCCGGGGTCAACGTGTCGCTCTCGACAGCCCTCGGGCCGACCAACCTCTTCGAGGTGATGAACGTGGTGTTCCATCTCGGGATCCCGTGGTCGGGCACGGCGACCGAGGCATGTCCCGACCTGTCCTTCGACGATGTCTTCGCCATGGCCACCCTCAACGGCGCCGCCGCGCTGGGGCTCTCCGACGTCACCGGGTCGATCGTCGTAGGGAAGCGGGCGGACATCGTGCTCGTACGTGCGACCGACCTGAACCTCGCCCCCATGGGCGCCCCGGTCGGAGCACTCATCCGGTTCGCTTCTCCGGCCAACGTCGACACCGTCATCGTGGACGGCCGTGTGCTCAAGCGGGCGGGCACCCTCGTCCACATCGACGTCGACCAGGTCGTCGCCGAGGCTCGGGAGTCCGCCGAGTCGGTCCTGGCGAGGGCCGCAGGCTAG
- a CDS encoding Lrp/AsnC family transcriptional regulator, producing MATIDRLDAEILGRVAATARPGVAEIAASLGVSRVTVQQRLKHLEETGILLGYQPIIDLDAVGLAVQALVTLEIDQRLMAPIVDGLAALPEVLEVRIQAGREDLLVRVAIESLEALQTLTAAIVGIEGVRKTTSTFTVSTPVPYRAQPALAKLTADAGWGRSTPSPDVH from the coding sequence GTGGCAACCATCGACCGACTCGACGCCGAGATCCTCGGACGCGTCGCGGCCACCGCGCGGCCCGGCGTCGCCGAGATCGCGGCCTCCCTCGGCGTCAGCCGGGTCACCGTCCAGCAGCGCCTCAAGCACCTCGAGGAGACCGGCATCCTGCTCGGCTACCAGCCGATCATCGACCTCGACGCGGTCGGCCTCGCCGTGCAAGCGCTGGTCACCCTGGAGATCGACCAGCGCCTCATGGCGCCGATCGTGGACGGCCTGGCCGCGCTGCCCGAGGTCCTCGAGGTGCGGATCCAGGCCGGCCGCGAGGACCTCCTCGTCCGCGTCGCCATCGAGTCCCTCGAGGCCCTGCAGACCCTGACCGCCGCGATCGTCGGCATCGAGGGCGTCCGCAAGACGACCTCCACCTTCACCGTCTCGACCCCCGTCCCTTACCGCGCCCAGCCGGCCCTCGCGAAGCTCACCGCCGACGCGGGCTGGGGGCGGTCGACGCCGTCGCCGGACGTGCACTGA
- a CDS encoding Glu/Leu/Phe/Val dehydrogenase dimerization domain-containing protein — MPTTTPVEPLAVFDRSDDLATAGHEQVVFCRDDRSGLRAIIAIHSTLLGPALGGTRFKAYPHESAALVDVLRLSQGMTFKAALAGMPLGGGKAVIIGDPDTLKTPELLAAYGGFVDRLAGHYVTAADIGTTDADLDIVGTRTRHVTGRTRAGGGSGDSGRSTATGVFEAMRAAAELVWGDDGLRGRRVGVEGVGKVGRHLVDLLLAAGARVAVADASPAALARLRADQGAAVAVLPSVIDADVDVYAPCALGATLDAGSVGRLRARVVCGAANNQLASAEVDELLAARGIVWVPDYAANSGGLIQVGGELLGWSAAEVEHRIHDVGLTVRGILTTAAATLLPTGRVADEQARARLNR, encoded by the coding sequence ATGCCGACGACCACCCCCGTCGAACCCCTCGCCGTCTTCGACCGCAGCGACGATCTCGCCACGGCCGGCCACGAGCAGGTCGTCTTCTGTCGCGACGACCGGAGCGGACTGCGTGCGATCATCGCGATCCACTCCACCCTCCTCGGACCGGCCCTCGGCGGCACCCGGTTCAAGGCCTACCCGCACGAGTCGGCAGCCCTCGTGGACGTCCTGCGGCTCTCGCAGGGCATGACCTTCAAGGCCGCCCTGGCCGGCATGCCGCTCGGTGGCGGCAAGGCCGTCATCATCGGCGACCCCGACACGCTGAAGACGCCCGAGCTGCTGGCGGCGTACGGCGGCTTCGTCGACCGGCTCGCCGGGCACTACGTCACCGCCGCCGACATCGGTACGACGGACGCGGATCTCGACATCGTCGGGACCCGGACCCGCCACGTCACCGGCCGCACCCGGGCGGGAGGCGGGTCGGGCGACAGCGGCCGGTCCACCGCCACCGGGGTCTTCGAGGCCATGCGCGCCGCCGCCGAGCTGGTGTGGGGCGACGACGGCCTGCGCGGTCGCCGGGTCGGCGTCGAGGGCGTGGGGAAGGTCGGCCGGCACCTGGTCGACCTGCTCCTGGCCGCGGGGGCCCGGGTCGCCGTGGCCGACGCCTCGCCCGCCGCCCTGGCGCGGCTGCGCGCCGACCAGGGCGCCGCCGTGGCGGTGCTGCCCTCGGTCATCGACGCGGACGTCGACGTCTACGCGCCGTGCGCCCTGGGCGCGACCCTCGACGCCGGCAGTGTCGGCCGGCTCCGGGCGCGTGTCGTCTGCGGCGCGGCCAACAACCAGCTGGCGTCGGCCGAGGTCGACGAGCTCCTCGCCGCGCGCGGCATCGTGTGGGTGCCGGACTACGCCGCCAACAGCGGCGGCCTGATCCAGGTCGGCGGCGAGCTGCTCGGCTGGTCGGCCGCCGAGGTCGAGCACCGGATCCACGACGTCGGCCTGACCGTCCGCGGGATCCTCACCACCGCCGCGGCCACCCTGCTGCCGACCGGTCGAGTGGCCGACGAGCAGGCCCGCGCCCGCCTGAATCGCTGA
- a CDS encoding thiamine pyrophosphate-dependent enzyme, translating into MSHPALNQTPAPPATRTDPSALAARVPLQLVGPDGRLTEAGHLRGVDVDLARRLYRDMVLARALDREAVALQRQGELSLWLQCEGQEAAQVGSVHALADRDHIFPSYREHAVGLVRGLTPAELLAQWRGIAHAGWDPAEHHLHFNSLVLGTQTLHAVGYALGCRLDGDDSVTVVYFGDGAASQGDVNEAFNWAATMALPVLFVCQNNQWAISTPTSKQFGTSLHDRAAGFGLRSWWVDGNDALAVHAVTTEAVESVRRGQGPALVEAETYRIGGHSTSDDPKRYRTDEELDAWRRRDPLARLRTALTDLGVEAAWFDTVDADGRELAARTRAECQALAGPDLRDLFAEVYADPHPVERERASYEAHLELTGRGR; encoded by the coding sequence ATGTCCCACCCCGCCCTGAACCAGACCCCGGCCCCGCCGGCGACCCGGACCGATCCGTCGGCGCTGGCTGCCCGGGTCCCGCTGCAGCTGGTCGGTCCCGACGGCCGGCTCACCGAGGCCGGGCACCTCCGGGGCGTCGACGTCGACCTCGCCCGGCGCCTGTACCGCGACATGGTGCTGGCGCGGGCGCTGGACCGGGAGGCGGTCGCCCTGCAGCGCCAGGGCGAGCTCAGCCTGTGGCTGCAGTGCGAGGGCCAGGAGGCGGCGCAGGTCGGCTCGGTCCACGCCCTCGCCGACCGCGACCACATCTTCCCGAGCTACCGCGAGCACGCGGTGGGGCTGGTCCGCGGACTGACCCCGGCCGAGCTGCTCGCCCAGTGGCGCGGGATCGCCCACGCGGGCTGGGACCCGGCCGAGCACCACCTGCACTTCAACTCGCTGGTGCTGGGCACCCAGACCCTGCACGCCGTCGGGTACGCGCTCGGGTGCCGCCTGGACGGCGACGACTCCGTCACGGTCGTCTACTTCGGCGACGGCGCCGCCAGCCAGGGCGACGTCAACGAGGCGTTCAACTGGGCCGCGACGATGGCGCTGCCCGTCCTCTTCGTCTGCCAGAACAACCAGTGGGCGATCTCGACGCCGACCAGCAAGCAGTTCGGCACCAGCCTGCACGACCGTGCGGCCGGGTTCGGCCTGCGGTCGTGGTGGGTCGACGGCAACGACGCGCTGGCGGTGCACGCCGTCACCACGGAGGCGGTCGAGAGCGTCCGCCGCGGCCAGGGACCGGCCCTGGTCGAGGCCGAGACCTACCGGATCGGCGGGCACAGCACGTCCGACGACCCCAAGCGCTACCGCACCGACGAGGAGCTCGACGCGTGGCGGCGCCGCGATCCCCTGGCCCGGCTGCGCACCGCGTTGACGGACCTCGGCGTCGAGGCGGCGTGGTTCGACACCGTCGACGCCGACGGACGGGAGCTCGCCGCGCGCACCCGCGCCGAGTGCCAGGCCCTTGCCGGGCCAGACCTCCGCGACCTCTTCGCCGAGGTGTACGCCGACCCGCACCCCGTCGAGCGCGAGCGCGCGTCGTACGAGGCCCATCTCGAGCTGACGGGACGTGGTCGGTGA
- a CDS encoding alpha-ketoacid dehydrogenase subunit beta yields the protein MAVLPLGKALNLAMRRSLAEDDRVVVLGEDIGTLGGVFRVTDGLAAEFGPDRVIDTPLAESGIVGTAIGLALRGFRPVCEIQFDGFVYPAFDQIVSQLAKMRARSRGRVRLPVVIRIPAGGGIGAVEHHSESNEAYFAHTAGLRVVSCSNPQDGYRLLRAAIRSDDPVVFFEPKRAYWDKGEVDLEASPASLDRALVLRKGRDCTLIAHGPSVKVALAAAEAAEEDGVSVGVVDLRSISPLDVETLQRCVAETGRAVVVHEASTFLGIGAEIAAVVTEGCFRELKAPVQRVGAYQLPYPPAHVEDAFLPDVDRVLLGIDRSLSFGRTAAHV from the coding sequence ATGGCGGTCCTCCCGCTCGGCAAGGCACTCAACCTCGCGATGCGGCGCTCCCTCGCCGAGGACGACCGCGTCGTCGTCCTCGGCGAGGACATCGGCACCCTCGGCGGGGTCTTCCGGGTCACCGACGGCCTCGCCGCGGAGTTCGGTCCCGATCGCGTCATCGACACCCCGCTCGCCGAGTCCGGCATCGTCGGCACCGCGATCGGCCTGGCCCTGCGCGGCTTCCGGCCCGTGTGCGAGATCCAGTTCGACGGCTTCGTCTATCCCGCCTTCGACCAGATCGTCAGCCAGCTCGCCAAGATGCGGGCGCGCTCGCGCGGCCGGGTCCGGCTGCCCGTCGTGATCCGGATCCCGGCCGGCGGCGGCATCGGCGCGGTCGAGCACCACAGCGAGTCCAACGAGGCGTACTTCGCGCACACGGCCGGGCTGCGGGTGGTCTCGTGCTCCAACCCGCAGGACGGCTACCGACTCCTGCGCGCCGCCATCCGGAGCGACGACCCGGTCGTCTTCTTCGAGCCGAAGCGCGCGTACTGGGACAAGGGCGAGGTCGACCTCGAGGCGAGCCCGGCGTCGCTGGACCGCGCCCTGGTGCTCCGCAAGGGACGCGACTGCACCCTGATCGCCCACGGGCCGAGCGTGAAGGTGGCGCTCGCCGCGGCCGAGGCGGCGGAGGAGGACGGCGTCTCCGTGGGCGTGGTCGACCTGCGCTCGATCTCCCCGCTCGATGTCGAGACCCTGCAGCGCTGCGTGGCGGAGACCGGCCGCGCGGTCGTCGTGCACGAGGCGTCGACCTTCCTCGGGATCGGCGCCGAGATCGCCGCCGTCGTCACCGAGGGCTGCTTCCGCGAGCTGAAGGCCCCCGTCCAGCGGGTCGGCGCCTACCAGCTCCCCTACCCGCCCGCCCACGTCGAGGACGCCTTCCTCCCCGACGTCGACCGCGTGCTCCTGGGGATCGACCGGTCCCTGAGCTTCGGAAGGACGGCCGCGCATGTCTGA
- a CDS encoding dihydrolipoamide acetyltransferase family protein: MSEPQVFHLPDVGEGLTEAEVVAWHVRVGDEVAVNDVLVDVETAKSVVELPSPYAGTVLELYAEPGQELPVGAPLIAIGSAATAAPPGPERAPEPEPEPERAPEPERAPEPERAPEPEPEPEPEAEPAAPAVLVGTGPRAAVARRVHLCRPEEPAFERAPAASAVPASADRRIPVKGVRRATAEAMVRSAFTAPHATMWTTLDVSPSMRLVRQLRADRGWRDVRVSPLLIVARATAIAVARHPEINASWDDAAQEIVLHGTLNLGIAAATPRGLMVPHVKDAGSLSLRELADAIDDLVARARAGKLAPADMAGGTLTLTNVGSFGVEGATPILNPPEAAILALGAIEQRPWVVDGELGVREVMTLSISIDHRLVDGELGASVLRCVADILSDPARALL; encoded by the coding sequence ATGTCTGAGCCGCAGGTGTTCCACCTCCCCGACGTCGGCGAGGGCCTCACCGAGGCCGAGGTCGTCGCCTGGCACGTCCGGGTGGGCGACGAGGTGGCGGTCAACGACGTCCTGGTGGACGTGGAGACCGCGAAGTCGGTCGTCGAGCTGCCCTCGCCGTACGCCGGCACCGTGCTCGAGCTGTACGCCGAGCCGGGCCAGGAGCTGCCCGTGGGCGCCCCGCTGATCGCGATCGGGAGCGCCGCGACTGCGGCGCCGCCGGGGCCGGAGCGTGCGCCGGAGCCCGAGCCGGAGCCGGAGCGTGCGCCGGAGCCCGAGCGTGCGCCGGAGCCGGAGCGTGCGCCGGAGCCGGAGCCGGAGCCCGAGCCCGAGGCGGAGCCGGCCGCGCCGGCGGTGCTCGTGGGCACCGGGCCGCGGGCGGCGGTAGCCCGGCGCGTGCACCTGTGTCGGCCGGAGGAGCCGGCCTTCGAGCGCGCACCGGCCGCGAGCGCCGTACCGGCGTCCGCCGACCGGCGGATCCCGGTCAAGGGGGTGCGCCGGGCGACGGCCGAGGCGATGGTGCGCTCGGCGTTCACCGCGCCGCACGCGACGATGTGGACCACTCTCGACGTGAGCCCGTCGATGCGGCTGGTGCGCCAGCTGCGCGCGGACCGCGGCTGGCGCGACGTGCGGGTGAGCCCGTTGCTGATCGTCGCCCGCGCCACCGCGATCGCCGTCGCGCGCCACCCGGAGATCAACGCCTCGTGGGACGACGCGGCGCAGGAGATCGTGCTCCACGGCACTCTCAACCTCGGCATCGCGGCGGCGACCCCGCGCGGGCTCATGGTGCCCCACGTCAAGGACGCCGGGTCGCTCTCGCTGCGCGAGCTGGCCGACGCGATCGACGACCTGGTCGCCCGGGCGCGTGCCGGGAAGCTGGCGCCGGCGGACATGGCGGGCGGCACGCTCACGCTGACCAATGTCGGGTCTTTCGGGGTCGAAGGGGCGACACCGATCCTCAACCCGCCCGAGGCGGCCATCTTGGCGCTCGGCGCGATCGAGCAGCGGCCCTGGGTGGTCGACGGCGAGCTCGGCGTACGCGAGGTGATGACCCTGTCGATCTCGATCGACCACCGGCTGGTCGACGGCGAGCTGGGGGCGAGCGTGCTGCGCTGCGTCGCCGACATCCTGAGCGATCCCGCTCGGGCGCTGCTGTAG
- a CDS encoding FCD domain-containing protein encodes MPPIRRHSLADQTAEALLERIRSGEWALGAKLPAETTLGPQLGVGRSTVREAIRQLAGLGVLQTRQGAGVFVISLDVDEDWDLVLRRADITTVLEARISIEAEAAALAAERRTPSDIRRMRRALQHREESRSSIEELVDADLAFHRSILSASHNEILLGLFDDFTPRQRQAMVEMLRLQHEFGGNEDHGAHAQVLEAIVAREPELARTLSRDHLQSLRLSLS; translated from the coding sequence GTGCCGCCCATCCGCCGTCACTCGCTGGCCGACCAGACCGCCGAGGCCCTGCTCGAGCGCATCCGTTCGGGCGAGTGGGCGTTGGGCGCCAAGCTCCCGGCCGAGACCACGCTGGGTCCGCAGCTCGGCGTCGGTCGGTCGACAGTGCGCGAGGCCATCCGTCAACTGGCGGGACTGGGCGTCCTGCAGACGCGGCAGGGTGCCGGCGTCTTCGTGATCTCGCTGGACGTCGACGAGGACTGGGACCTGGTGCTGCGCCGGGCCGACATCACCACGGTCCTGGAGGCCCGGATCTCCATCGAGGCCGAGGCCGCGGCCCTCGCCGCCGAGCGACGCACCCCCTCCGACATCCGGCGGATGCGCCGCGCCCTGCAGCACCGCGAGGAGTCGCGGTCGTCGATCGAGGAGCTCGTCGACGCCGACCTGGCGTTCCACCGCAGCATCCTCAGTGCCTCGCACAACGAGATCCTGCTCGGGCTGTTCGACGACTTCACGCCCCGCCAGCGCCAGGCCATGGTGGAGATGCTGCGCCTCCAGCACGAGTTCGGCGGCAACGAGGACCACGGCGCGCATGCGCAGGTGCTGGAGGCGATCGTCGCCCGCGAGCCCGAGCTCGCCCGCACCCTGAGTCGCGACCACCTGCAGTCGCTGAGGCTCAGCCTGTCCTGA
- the tcuA gene encoding FAD-dependent tricarballylate dehydrogenase TcuA — protein sequence MNQERRVVVVGGGNAGLAAAIAAAERGARTVLLEKATEAEDGGNSRFTAGLIRFGFNDKGEVRQFLPDMPEDEWQSLRINTYDNERFHSDLMVKSQGKADPDLTDWIVTESYSVMEWLQSHNVRWRTLTYIPNARETGFADGIVLEADDGGPGLVRMETAEARRLGVDIRYESAATGLVTDDEGAVVGVTVKGPDGKTYTEEGAVVLASGGFEANPEMRSRYLGPDWNVVKVRGVRFNTGEMLDAAVRLGALPYGHWAGAHCSPIDPDSPEMGTLESSDETNKLSFSYGISVNVHGERFIDEGADWNTKMYVSMGKAVAAQPFGRAFQIFDAKTAHLVDQRYEPGAAVVTESIEELADRLGIDRAGLLATVAEFNASVAHDAPEFDSTALDGRATRGIQPPKSNWASPIEHGPFTAYEVVTGITFTFGGVKVNRDAQVLDMSDRPIRGLYAAGETTGGFFFYQYPAGSGLMCGALTGRAAGWHAATGHAG from the coding sequence ATGAATCAGGAACGACGGGTGGTGGTCGTCGGCGGCGGCAACGCCGGCCTGGCCGCGGCGATCGCGGCGGCCGAGCGCGGAGCGCGCACCGTGCTGCTCGAGAAGGCGACCGAGGCCGAGGACGGCGGCAACAGCCGGTTCACCGCAGGGCTCATCCGCTTCGGCTTCAACGACAAGGGCGAGGTCCGGCAGTTCCTGCCCGACATGCCCGAGGACGAGTGGCAGTCACTGCGCATCAACACCTACGACAACGAGCGGTTCCACTCCGACCTCATGGTCAAGTCGCAGGGCAAGGCCGACCCCGACCTCACCGACTGGATCGTCACCGAGAGCTACAGCGTCATGGAGTGGCTGCAGAGCCACAACGTCCGGTGGCGCACGCTGACCTACATCCCGAACGCGCGGGAGACCGGATTCGCCGACGGCATCGTCCTCGAGGCCGACGACGGCGGTCCCGGCCTGGTCCGGATGGAGACGGCGGAGGCCCGGCGCCTCGGCGTCGACATCCGCTACGAGAGCGCCGCGACCGGCCTGGTGACCGACGACGAGGGCGCCGTCGTCGGCGTGACCGTCAAGGGTCCCGACGGGAAGACCTACACCGAGGAGGGCGCGGTCGTGCTGGCCTCCGGCGGCTTCGAGGCCAACCCGGAGATGAGGTCGCGCTATCTCGGACCGGACTGGAACGTCGTGAAGGTCCGCGGTGTGCGGTTCAACACCGGCGAGATGCTCGACGCGGCGGTTCGACTCGGTGCGCTGCCCTACGGCCACTGGGCCGGGGCGCACTGCTCGCCGATCGACCCCGACTCCCCGGAGATGGGGACCCTGGAGAGCAGCGACGAGACCAACAAGCTCTCGTTCAGCTACGGCATCTCCGTCAACGTCCACGGTGAGCGCTTCATCGACGAGGGTGCCGACTGGAACACCAAGATGTACGTCTCGATGGGCAAGGCCGTCGCGGCCCAGCCGTTCGGCCGTGCCTTCCAGATCTTCGACGCCAAGACCGCGCACCTCGTCGACCAGCGGTACGAGCCGGGTGCCGCGGTCGTCACCGAGAGCATCGAGGAGCTGGCCGACCGGCTCGGCATCGACCGCGCCGGGCTGCTCGCCACGGTGGCCGAGTTCAACGCCTCGGTCGCCCACGACGCGCCCGAGTTCGACTCCACCGCGCTCGACGGCCGGGCGACCCGGGGGATCCAGCCGCCGAAGAGCAACTGGGCCAGCCCGATCGAGCACGGGCCGTTCACGGCCTACGAGGTGGTCACCGGGATCACGTTCACCTTCGGTGGCGTGAAGGTCAACCGCGATGCCCAGGTGCTCGACATGTCGGACCGCCCGATCCGCGGTCTGTACGCCGCGGGGGAGACGACCGGCGGGTTCTTCTTCTACCAGTACCCGGCCGGCAGCGGACTGATGTGCGGCGCCCTGACCGGTCGCGCCGCCGGCTGGCACGCGGCGACGGGGCACGCGGGCTGA
- a CDS encoding MmgE/PrpD family protein, with product MTTATGTTHDTVTGRLARRVASLGAADLSGPVAERLRACVIDWVACAVAGAGQPGPAALRRAELADSGRRTSTLVGGRRRGSVELAATHNGFASHVLELDDVHLPSLSHASAPVLAAALAVGEEVGAPADEVGLALLAGYEAMARIGRPVGQRMISERHVHPTGFLGYFGAATAAARLYGLGEEQLVAAWGIAGGQAGGLTEVRGTMSKAYFAGHSAGGGVRAARLAREGFGSARDIVGGPSGIWAAFGADPDAVDPDATHLGPDGPAVLENTHKLHASCALGHPMIDVVLAARAAGPAPTALPRRLELHLPVEAATYLDRPEPVNGLDAKFSAQYCAVVAWTDGLVGPAQFEDARVVDAHGSMQRVVIVPRPEFDLARAEVRVHDGTGLATYHSGAGPAAGARTGPALDQLEAKFVALVAPVLGPDETTDLLAALRAWPDLPLAELCRRVAPDATQE from the coding sequence ATGACCACCGCAACCGGCACGACACACGACACGGTCACCGGGCGACTGGCCCGGCGGGTGGCGAGCCTCGGCGCCGCCGATCTGTCCGGACCGGTCGCCGAACGCCTGCGGGCCTGCGTGATCGACTGGGTCGCCTGTGCCGTCGCCGGGGCCGGCCAGCCCGGTCCGGCTGCGCTCCGCCGCGCCGAGCTCGCCGACTCCGGTCGGCGGACGTCCACGCTCGTGGGCGGCCGCCGCCGGGGCTCGGTGGAGCTCGCAGCCACCCACAACGGGTTCGCCAGCCACGTGCTGGAGCTGGACGATGTGCACCTCCCGTCGCTGTCCCACGCGTCCGCGCCGGTCCTGGCCGCCGCCCTGGCGGTCGGCGAGGAGGTGGGCGCGCCCGCCGACGAGGTCGGGCTCGCCCTGCTCGCCGGCTACGAGGCGATGGCCCGCATCGGCCGGCCGGTCGGGCAGCGGATGATCAGCGAGCGGCACGTCCATCCGACCGGCTTCCTCGGGTACTTCGGGGCGGCGACCGCCGCCGCGCGGCTGTACGGGCTGGGCGAGGAGCAGCTGGTCGCGGCCTGGGGGATCGCCGGCGGCCAGGCGGGCGGGCTGACCGAGGTGCGCGGCACCATGTCGAAGGCGTACTTCGCCGGCCACTCCGCCGGGGGCGGGGTCCGGGCCGCCCGGCTGGCCCGCGAGGGCTTCGGAAGTGCCCGAGACATCGTCGGCGGACCGAGCGGCATCTGGGCCGCGTTCGGCGCCGACCCGGACGCCGTCGATCCGGACGCCACCCACCTCGGTCCCGATGGGCCGGCCGTGCTCGAGAACACCCACAAGCTGCACGCCTCCTGCGCCCTGGGCCACCCGATGATCGACGTCGTCCTCGCCGCGCGGGCCGCCGGACCCGCCCCGACCGCCCTGCCGCGGCGCCTGGAGCTGCACCTGCCCGTCGAGGCCGCGACGTACCTCGACCGGCCGGAGCCGGTCAACGGCCTCGACGCCAAGTTCTCAGCGCAGTACTGCGCCGTGGTCGCCTGGACCGACGGCCTGGTCGGCCCGGCGCAGTTCGAGGACGCCCGGGTCGTGGACGCCCACGGATCGATGCAGCGCGTCGTCATCGTGCCGCGCCCCGAGTTCGACCTCGCCCGGGCCGAGGTGCGCGTCCACGACGGCACCGGCCTCGCGACGTACCACTCCGGGGCCGGGCCGGCGGCCGGAGCGCGGACCGGTCCCGCCCTCGACCAGCTCGAGGCGAAGTTCGTCGCGCTCGTCGCGCCGGTGCTCGGCCCCGACGAGACCACCGATCTGCTGGCCGCGCTGCGCGCGTGGCCCGACCTCCCGCTCGCCGAGCTGTGCCGGCGAGTCGCACCCGACGCCACCCAGGAGTGA